One Halichondria panicea chromosome 3, odHalPani1.1, whole genome shotgun sequence genomic region harbors:
- the LOC135334086 gene encoding dapdiamide synthesis protein DdaC-like isoform X1, with protein sequence MATLDLGAVSVLSDSSEGPLPLKIRAKGDNNSVEFLKDWVATNKDWLDQKLLEHGAILFQGFLVREAIDFQEVLQQYNPQLSDEYRGTSPRKLQPGTQYVFSASELPSFFPISQHLEMAFLPAPPRRLFFCCLEAPTSAGGETCLADFGKVYQQLNPEVRQKFEENGVMYIRNYSQHKKTIGDPTSLKGWQDVFGTCDKAEVEGELRKSKIDFTWSKGDHLHLVGRESAVEPHPVTGEKVWFNHAQVFHAANIPGDFAHIYKRFGSLKYWILYWLTCLLKFILLTILGPKKVGFHTCYGDGTEIPDTHLDHVRDTVWRNLVFNRWEQGDVLMIDNFRVSHGRQPFSGKRKVVVSWSQPYLKQSHRT encoded by the exons ATGGCAACTCTTGACCTAGGAGCTGTGAGTGTTCTCTCTGACAGTAGTGAAGGTCCTCTGCCCCTCAAGATACGAGCCAAGGGTGATAATAACTCAGTGGAGTTCCTCAAGGACTGGGTAGCAACCAACAAAGATTGGCTGGACCAGAAACTACTGGAGCATG gggCGATCCTGTTCCAAGGGTTCCTAGTGAGAGAGGCCATTGACTTCCAAGAGGTGCTCCAACAATACAACCCACAACTCTCAGACGAGTACAGGGGGACATCACCACGGAAACTACAGCCTGGAACACAG TACGTGTTCTCTGCCAGTGAGCTCCCCTCGTTCTTCCCCATTTCCCAACATCTTGAGATGGCGTTTCTACCCGCTCCCCCTCGGAGACTGTTCTTCTGCTGTCTGGAGGCACCCACCTCGGCCGGAGGGGAAACTTGTCTAGCTGACTTTGGAAAGGTCTATCAGCAACTCAACCCTGAAGTCAGGCAAAAGTTCGAAGAGAATGGG GTGATGTACATTCGTAACTATTCTCAACATAAGAAAACAATCGGCGACCCCACAAGTCTCAAGGGCTGGCAGGACGTGTTTGGGACCTGTGACAAAGCCGAGGTGGAGGGTGAGCTGAGGAAAAGTAAGATAGACTTCACCTGGTCCAAGGGAGACCACCTCCACCTGGTGGGCAGGGAGTCAGCCGTGGAGCCACACCCAGTCACCGGGGAGAAGGTGTGGTTCAACCATGCACAG GTGTTCCACGCTGCCAACATCCCTGGTGACTTTGCGCACATTTACAAGCGTTTTGGCTCACTCAAGTACTGGATCCTTTACTGGCTCACGTGTCTACTCAAGTTCATTCTCCTCACAATTCTCGGCCCCAAAAAAGTCGGTTTCCACACCTGCTATGGAGATGGTACAGAGATACCAGACACTCATCTCGACCACGTTAGAGACACAGTGTGGAGGAACCTTGTGTTCAATCGCTGGGAGCAAGGGGACGTGCTTATGATAGACAACTTCAGGGTGTCTCACGGGAGACAG cccTTCTCTGGTAAGAGGAAAGTTGTGGTGTCCTGGTCACAGCCATACCTCAAACAAAGTCACAGAACATGA
- the LOC135334086 gene encoding dapdiamide synthesis protein DdaC-like isoform X2 — MATLDLGAVSVLSDSSEGPLPLKIRAKGDNNSVEFLKDWVATNKDWLDQKLLEHGAILFQGFLVREAIDFQEVLQQYNPQLSDEYRGTSPRKLQPGTQYVFSASELPSFFPISQHLEMAFLPAPPRRLFFCCLEAPTSAGGETCLADFGKVYQQLNPEVRQKFEENGVMYIRNYSQHKKTIGDPTSLKGWQDVFGTCDKAEVEGELRKSKIDFTWSKGDHLHLVGRESAVEPHPVTGEKVWFNHAQVFHAANIPGDFAHIYKRFGSLKYWILYWLTCLLKFILLTILGPKKVGFHTCYGDGTEIPDTHLDHVRDTVWRNLVFNRWEQGDVLMIDNFRVSHGRQPFSGKRKVVVSWSQPYLKQSHRT; from the exons ATGGCAACTCTTGACCTAGGAGCTGTGAGTGTTCTCTCTGACAGTAGTGAAGGTCCTCTGCCCCTCAAGATACGAGCCAAGGGTGATAATAACTCAGTGGAGTTCCTCAAGGACTGGGTAGCAACCAACAAAGATTGGCTGGACCAGAAACTACTGGAGCATG gggCGATCCTGTTCCAAGGGTTCCTAGTGAGAGAGGCCATTGACTTCCAAGAGGTGCTCCAACAATACAACCCACAACTCTCAGACGAGTACAGGGGGACATCACCACGGAAACTACAGCCTGGAACACAG TACGTGTTCTCTGCCAGTGAGCTCCCCTCGTTCTTCCCCATTTCCCAACATCTTGAGATGGCGTTTCTACCCGCTCCCCCTCGGAGACTGTTCTTCTGCTGTCTGGAGGCACCCACCTCGGCCGGAGGGGAAACTTGTCTAGCTGACTTTGGAAAGGTCTATCAGCAACTCAACCCTGAAGTCAGGCAAAAGTTCGAAGAGAATGGG GTGATGTACATTCGTAACTATTCTCAACATAAGAAAACAATCGGCGACCCCACAAGTCTCAAGGGCTGGCAGGACGTGTTTGGGACCTGTGACAAAGCCGAGGTGGAGGGTGAGCTGAGGAAAAGTAAGATAGACTTCACCTGGTCCAAGGGAGACCACCTCCACCTGGTGGGCAGGGAGTCAGCCGTGGAGCCACACCCAGTCACCGGGGAGAAGGTGTGGTTCAACCATGCACAG GTGTTCCACGCTGCCAACATCCCTGGTGACTTTGCGCACATTTACAAGCGTTTTGGCTCACTCAAGTACTGGATCCTTTACTGGCTCACGTGTCTACTCAAGTTCATTCTCCTCACAATTCTCGGCCCCAAAAAAGTCGGTTTCCACACCTGCTATGGAGATGGTACAGAGATACCAGACACTCATCTCGACCACGTTAGAGACACAGTGTGGAGGAACCTTGTGTTCAATCGCTGGGAGCAAGGGGACGTGCTTATGATAGACAACTTCAGGGTGTCTCACGGGAGACAG cccTTCTCTGGTAAGAGGAAAGTTGTTGTGTCCTGGTCACAGCCATACCTCAAACAAAGTCACAGAACATAA
- the LOC135334064 gene encoding TNF receptor-associated factor 4-like, with product MSKIRHVTILHVKEPICLCKSRSTKQSEMAANNQQQADKRIIGFDCEFVKPPPSEYMQSECPVCLQIIREPHQVTCCGNKFCKACIEHIKANKKSCPTCNEKFSSFPDKGLKRSLYSLKVRCSHQKDGCEWTGELRQLDKHLNTDPLPEKRFEGCQFVEINCICNCGDQLQRRYILNHQIKDCPKRPFGCEHCHDYKSTYDDVSNNHWPVCGSFPVPCPNQCGSTIQRQNIDSHVADECPLTPINCDFHNVCCAVKLPRQDMPEHQRENLLSHISLLATSHAKQQTETTQQREEITKQQDKIANLVDENDKQKNFYKTNLIALQTKVTTLEQEKQLLTTNAGKQQADIASLVEEKKQMKIKIAELAQLLTPYVQLAPCTTIPLGPPVLTMTHFQQHKRDDDTWCSPPVYTHYQGYKICLYVYANGINTAKGTHVSVYMRLMRGEFDDSLKWPFCGAISYQLLDQVDGEDHKTHTTTYNNKTPNMYCARVTEGERSGGFGSPKFIAHTELEPKYLRNDTLLFQIHKVELK from the coding sequence ATGTCAAAGATAAGGCATGTGACTATACTACATGTCAAAGAGCCTATATGCTTATGTAAAAGTAGAAGTACAAAACAGTCAGAAATGGCAGCCAACAACCAGCAACAAGCTGATAAGAGAATAATAGGATTTGATTGTGAGTTTGTGAAGCCACCACCTTCGGAATACATGCAGTCAGAGTGTCCAGTTTGTCTCCAGATCATTCGAGAGCCCCACCAGGTCACATGCTGTGGAAATAAATTTTGCAAAGCTTGTATTGAACACATCAAAGCTAATAAAAAGTCGTGCCCAACCTGCAACGAGAAATTTTCAAGTTTTCCCGACAAAGGTTTGAAACGATCGCTCTACAGCTTGAAAGTTCGATGTAGCCACCAGAAAGACGGGTGTGAGTGGACGGGGGAACTGAGACAGCTTGACAAACACCTCAACACAGATCCACTGCCAGAGAAACGGTTTGAAGGTTGTCAGTTTGTTGAGATTAATTGCATTTGTAATTGCGGGGACCAACTGCAACGAAGGTACATTCTAAACCACCAAATTAAGGATTGCCCCAAACGTCCATTCGGTTGTGAGCACTGCCATGACTACAAGTCTACCTATGATGATGTCTCCAACAACCactggcctgtgtgtgggtcctTCCCTGTCCCCTGCCCTAACCAGTGTGGTTCAACTATCCAACGTCAGAATATAGACAGTCATGTTGCCGATGAGTGCCCCCTGACCCCCATCAACTGTGACTTCCACAACGTATGCTGTGCTGTGAAACTTCCTCGACAAGACATGCCAGAACACCAGAGAGAGAACCTACTCTCACACATCTCTCTATTAGCCACCAGTCATGCCAAGCAACAAACTGAGACTACACAACAAAGAGAAGAAATCACCAAGCAACAAGACAAAATAGCAAACTTGGTAGATGAAAATGATAAACAAAAAAATTTTTATAAGACGAACTTAATTGCACTACAGACCAAAGTTACCACGTTAGAGCAAGAAAAACAATTGTTGACTACTAATGCAGGCAAGCAACAAGCTGACATTGCTAGTTTAGTAGAAGAGAAAAAACAGATGAAGATAAAAATTGCCGAGTTGGCGCAATTGCTCACGCCCTATGTTCAGCTTGCACCATGTACCACCATACCTCTTGGTCCCCCTGTCCTTACAATGACCCACTTTCAACAGCACAAGAGAGATGACGACACTTGGTGCTCTCCTCCAGTCTACACCCACTATCAGGGCTACAAGATCTGTCTCTATGTGTACGCTAACGGCATAAACACTGCTAAAGGAACACACGTCTCTGTGTACATGCGCTTGATGAGAGGAGAGTTTGATGATTCTCTGAAATGGCCGTTTTGTGGTGCTATTTCATATCAACTACTGGACCAGGTCGATGGCGAGGATcataaaacacacacaaccaccTATAATAACAAAACACCTAACATGTACTGTGCCAGAGTGACAGAGGGAGAGAGGTCAGGAGGGTTTGGATCCCCAAAGTTTATTGCTCACACTGAACTGGAGCCCAAGTATTTACGAAACGACACCCTTCTCTTCCAAATACACAAAGTAGAACTGAAGTAG
- the LOC135334084 gene encoding uncharacterized protein LOC135334084 isoform X3, with protein sequence MQYGMAWTSIAAVTVSTDALPLKISPRDGNTSLQFLKEWMAANKDWLDQKLLEHGAILLQGFDVNEAIDFQEAVLQFSPDLCDTYRGTSPRNQIPGTQYVFSASEFPPHYPIPQHLEMAFLPAPPRRLFFCCLEAPTSAGGETCLADYKKVYETMDPKIRQSFEDKGVMHIRNYVRQRSYFTDPSMMKGWEAVFGTKDREEVSQELTENRMEHSWGENDSLRIVNRVPAIEKHPQSGHKVWFNHLMVFHWTMYYDEPYRVYQRLGGLKQLLYSWVLWAASFFYIGLKAPSAKLSLGMNTCYGDGAAIPYRTVSHVRDTVWRNLVFNRWKQGDVLMIDNFRVSHGRQLYTVEPLLTTTSE encoded by the exons ATGCAATATGGCATGGCATGGACTAGTATAGCTGCTGTGACCGTCTCCACAGATGCTCTCCCTCTCAAGATCAGTCCCAGAGATGGCAATACATCCCTGCAATTCCTCAAGGAGTGGATGGCAGCCAACAAGGACTGGCTGGACCAGAAGCTGCTGGAACATG GAGCCATCTTATTGCAAGGGTTTGATGTGAACGAAGCCATCGACTTCCAAGAAGCTGTACTGCAGTTCAGTCCTGACCTGTGTGACACGTACAGAGGCACCTCTCCAAGGAACCAAATCCCTGGAACCCAG tacgTGTTCTCGGCCAGTGAGTTCCCCCCACACTACCCCATTCCCCAACACCTTGAGATGGCGTTCCTGCCCGCCCCTCCTCGGAGACTGTTCTTCTGTTGTCTGGAGGCACCCACCTCGGCTGGAGGGGAGACTTGTCTGGCCGACTACAAGAAAGTCTATGAGACCATGGATCCGAAAATTCGACAAAGTTTTGAAGACAAAGGA GTGATGCATATTCGTAACTATGTGAGACAGAGGAGCTACTTCACAGACCCGTCCATGATGAAGGGGTGGGAGGCCGTGTTTGGCACCAAAGATCGAGAAGAAGTTTCCCAGGAACTGACAGAGAACCGAATGGAGCACTCATGGGGAGAGAACGATTCACTGAGGATAGTGAACCGTGTCCCTGCTATAGAGAAGCATCCTCAGTCCGGCCACAAAGTGTGGTTCAATCATTTAATG GTATTTCATTGGACCATGTATTATGACGAGCCCTACCGTGTGTACCAGCGCCTGGGGGGTCTCAAACAGCTGCTCTACTCCTGGGTCCTGTGGGCTGCCAGCTTCTTCTATATCGGACTGAAAGCACCCTCGGCTAAACTGAGCCTTGGTATGAACACTTGCTATGGCGATGGTGCGGCCATACCTTATCGTACAGTGAGCCACGTTAGAGACACAGTGTGGAGGAACCTTGTGTTCAATCGCTGGAAGCAGG